Proteins encoded by one window of Cydia splendana chromosome 14, ilCydSple1.2, whole genome shotgun sequence:
- the LOC134797002 gene encoding uncharacterized protein LOC134797002 — MSDTENDGFVDTEMPGPSKPRKGTQEGSIPTEIYRIGVKVPVFWPEKPAVWFAQMESQFTVSNITADATKYNYIVAQLDSQYAAEVEDIIVSPPATDKYKKIKDELIKRLSVSRQKKVKQLLSQEELGDRKPSQFLRHLRHLAGPNIPDEFLLSIWTSRLPSNMQFVIASKHNDPIEELAELADRVHDVATPQVAAASTPDPQMAILIRQVSELTKHDNTKKSAR, encoded by the coding sequence ATGAGCGATACCGAGAATGACGGATTCGTAGACACGGAGATGCCTGGGCCGAGCAAACCAAGAAAAGGTACTCAAGAGGGCAGCATACCCACGGAAATTTACCGCATCGGCGTAAAAGTGCCTGTATTTTGGCCGGAGAAACCTGCAGTATGGTTCGCTCAAATGGAATCTCAATTTACTGTTTCCAATATTACCGCGGACGCGACCAAATACAATTACATCGTCGCGCAGCTCGATTCCCAATATGCTGCCGAGGTGGAGGATATAATTGTCTCGCCACCAGCCACTGACAAATATAAAAAGATTAAAGATGAGCTCATCAAAAGACTGTCGGTGTCTCGGCAGAAGAAAGTAAAGCAGCTACTTAGTCAGGAAGAGTTGGGTGATAGAAAACCTTCCCAGTTTCTCCGCCACCTGCGTCATTTGGCAGGGCCGAATATACCCGATGAGTTCCTATTATCTATCTGGACGTCTCGCCTGCCAAGCAACATGCAATTTGTGATCGCGTCGAAGCACAATGACCCAATTGAAGAGCTCGCTGAGTTGGCTGACCGTGTTCACGACGTAGCAACTCCTCAAGTAGCCGCAGCATCGACGCCTGATCCTCAAATGGCTATTCTCATACGTCAAGTGAGTGAGTTGACTAAACATGATAACACTAAAAAGTCAGCTCGATAG